TCCGCCCCCAGCCACGTTGCCGCCCGGTCGAGCAGCCCGGCGGCGGCGGGCGAGAAGGCCGTCATGTTGGCGAAGCCGTGGATCATGCCGGGGCCGGGGAGGTGGCCAGCGCGCACACCCGCTGCCTGCAACGCTTCGGCGTAGGCCGCCCCCTCGTCGCGCAGGGGGTCGAATTCGGCGGTCATGACCAGGGCGGGGGGCAGGTCGTGAAGCTGGGCGGCGTGCAGCGGCGAGACGTGCGGGTGAACGCCGTGCGCGGGGTCGGCGAGGTACATCTGGGCGAAGAAGCGCATCCGCTCCTCGGTCAGGAAGAACCCCTCGCCGTTCTCGCGGCGGCTGGGGTAGCGCTCGGTGTTCACGAAGTCGGCGGCGGGGTAGATCAGCAGTTGGGCGCGGATGCGGGGGCCGCCCTCGTCGCGGGCGCGCAGGGTGCAGGCGATGGCGAGGCTCGCCCCGGCGCTGTCCCCGGCGACCGCGAGGCGGGAGGGGTCGGCACCCAGCTCCTCCCCGTGCGCGGCGGCCCAGAGCAGGGCGGCGTAAGCGTCCTCCACCCCCGCGGGAAAGCGGTGCTCGGGCGCGAGGCGGTACTCCACGCTCAGGACGGCACTGTTCGCCCCCGCGCACAGCTCGCGGCACACGCTGTCGTGCGTCTCGATGGAGTAAGCGACGAAGCCGCCGCCGTGAAAGTAGACGGTCAGCGGGTGTGGCCCCTCACCCTGCGCCGTGTAGAGCCGGGCGGGCAACTCGGAGGCGGGGCCGGGGATCGTCAGGTCGCGCGTTCCCGCGATGCTGACCGACCGCTTCGGGCTGCGGGCGGAATTGGCGATCACGGCGGCGCGCATCTCCTCCAGGCTGCCCGGCTGGGGGGCGGCAGCCATCTGGAGCAGGACTTCTTTCAGGTGGGGATCGAGGGCCATGAGGGTCTCCTTTAACGCCAGGACGAGAGTTCTTCGGTGAGGTGGGCGGTCTCGTTGAAGGAGTCGAGGCTTGAGCGGCCCCCGCCGTAGGTCAGCCGGGTGAGGCTGCCGTTGCGGACACGCCAGTTGAGGGTCAGGGCGCTCTCGTCGGGGGCGCGCAGCACGGCGGCGACCGTTACGCCGATCACGCCGCCCGAGGAAAAGGCCAGGACGGTGCGCCCCGAGGGTTCGGCGAGCAGTTCCTTCAGGAAGGCGTGGACGCGAGCACGGAAATCGGCCCACGCCTCCACGTCGGCGTGCGTCACCTCGCCCCGCAGGTAGGCGGCGGCCAGGGGTTCGAGCATCCGCTGGAGGTGCCGGTTGCGCTCCGGGCCGTGCCGCTCCCGCTCGTAGGCACGGACGAGGGCGTCGAAGTTCGGGTCGCGGGCGGCGAGCAGCGGCGCGAGGGTCCGCGTCAGGCCGTCCCCGTCGTACTCGGCGAGGCGGGGGTCGGTGACGGGGTCGGGCCAGCCGCCTCCCGCCGCCTCGCAGGCCAGACGGGCGCTCTCGCGTTGCCGGACGAGGGAACCCGAGATCACGTCCGTCGGCTCCAGCCCAATCTCCGCCAGATACGCCCCCACCGCCCGCGCCTGCGCCTCACCGAGTGCCGAGAGGCGGTCGGTGTCGGCCTCGAAGGGGGTGGCCTGCCCATGACGGACGAGGATGAGGGTGCTCATGGGGACAGGAAAGAGCGGCGCCGGGCTCTCCGGAATTGGGTTCGGCGGTGTGGCACGCCGACAAGGGTACCGTACCGGGACGGCGCCCGGAAGAAAAATGGGCTGTAGCCTCTCCTCACGCACCGTTCGGCGATGCCGTCACGAACGGGGAGGCCGGGCGGCCCTACCCTGCCCGAATGCCGCCGGTCTCCCCTCCCGTCATCCACGCCGAGCAGGCCATTCCTGGCGGCACCCGTGTGCGCCTGGAGTGGCGGGTGGAGGGGGATCCCGTGCCCGCTGTCCTCCTGCTGCCGGAGGTGGAGCCGGGCGTGCGGGTGCCCGCCGCGCTGCTCCTGCACGGCCTGACCTCGCGCGGGGAGGTGATGACGGACTCGGTGGGGCGGGTGCTGCTGCGGCGGGGCGTCGCGTCCCTCGCCCCCGACCTGCCCCTGCACGGCTCGCGCGGCCACCCGCTGGGTCTGGACTCGCTGCGAAATCCGCTGGAGGCCGCCCGGCTGTGGCGCCTCGCGCTGCGGGAGGCGGGAGTCGCGGTGGAGTTCCTGCGGACCCACCCCGCCGTGGACCCCGGGCGGGTGGCCGTGGTGGGGTACTCGCTGGGGTCCTTCCTGGCGACGGCCCTCGCCGCGCGCCACCGTGAGGTGGGCGCGCTCGTGCTCGCCGCGGGGGGTGACCTGCCGCTCGGCACGCCGCTGACCACCCTTGCCCGCACCGCCCTGGACCCCATCCGGGCGGTGCGGCAACTCGGCGGCCGTCCGCTGCTGATGGTGCATGGCCGCCACGACCCGGTGATCCGGCCCGACCAGGCCGAGCGGCTCTACGCCGCCGCGCGCGAGCCCAAGGAGCTGCGCTGGTGGAACGCCGGGCACAGCCTGCCCACCGCCGCCATCGAGGACGCGGCGGACTGGCTGACCCGCCACCTGGGTGTGGGGGCGTCCGGCCAGGTGGGATGAGGGCGGGACACCGGCCACCGCTCTAGAGTGAGCCTCCCGGAGGAGGCCCATGACCCAACCCCTGCACCCCCGCCCGCAACTCACCCGCACGTCCTGGACCGACCTGTGCGGCACCTGGCAGTTCGCCTATGACGACGAGAACCGCGGCGCGGAGGAACGCTGGTTCTCCCGCGCCGAGCCCTTTGACCGCGAGATCACCGTGCCCTTTCCGCCCGAGTCGGCCGCGAGCGGGATTGGCGACCCTGCCTACCACCCCACCGTGTGGTATCGCCGCACCTTCACGGTCACACCGGAGGACCGGGCCGGGAGGCTCCTGCTCCACTTCGGGGCGGTGGACTACCGCGCGCAGGTCTGGGTGAACGGCCAGCTCGTCGCGCGGCACGAGGGCGGGCACACTCCTTTTACGGCCGACCTCACCTCCGTCCTGGCCGAGGGTGAGGAGCAGATCGTCACTGTCCGCGCCGAGGACGATCCCCGCGACCTCGCGCAGCCGCGCGGCAAGCAGGGCTGGAAGCCCGGGCCGCACGCGATCTGGTACCACCGCACCACGGGCATCTGGCAGCCCGTGTGGCTGGAGCGGGTGCCGGAGACGTACATCCGGTCGCTGCGGCTGACCCCCGACCTCGACCGCTCGGCGCTGGAGGTTCAGGTTTCCCTCAACGAACCGCCACGCGAGGAGCTGACCGTGCGGGTGCGCCTCCTTCTGAGGGGCGAGCGGCTTGCCTCGGACCTCTACGAGCTGAACGGGGCGGAGGTGAGCCGCTCCGTGGCCCTCGATCAGGGGCGGCTGGTGCGCGACCACCGGGAGATTCTGTGGTCCCCGCGCCACCCCAACCTGGTGGATGTCGAAGTCACCCTCCTGCGCGGCGAGGAGGTCCTGGACGACGTGCGCTCGTACACCGGGCTCCGCAGCGCCCTGATCCGCGACGGGCACTTCCTGCTCAACCACTCGCCCTTCTACCCCAAGCTCGTGCTGGCGCAGAACTATTGGCCGGAAAGCCACCTCGCCGCGCCCAGCGCCGACGCCCTGCGCCGCGAGGTCGAACTCGTCAAGGAACTCGGCTTCAACGGGGTGCGGATTCACCAGAAGGTCGAGGACCCGCGCTTCCTGTACTGGTGCGATGTTCTCGGGGTCCTCGTGTGGGGCGAGGCGGCGAACGCCTACACCTTCACGCCGGACGCGCAGGAACGGCTCACACGCGAGTGGCTGGAGGTGCTGCGCCGCGACCACAACCACCCCTGCATCGTGACGTGGGTGCCGCTGAACGAGTCGTGGGGTGTGCCCAACTTGGAGCGCGACCCGGCACAACGCGACTACGTGAAGGCCATGTACCACCTCACCAAGGCCCTCGACCCCTCCCGGCCCGCCATCGGCAACGACGGGTGGCAGCTCGTGGCGGGGGACATCCTGGGCATCCACGACTACACGCCGGAGGGCAGGGCGCTGCTGGAGCGCTACGGCACCCGCGAGGCGGTGGAGCGCACCCTCACCGCTGTCCAGCCCGGCCACTACCCTCTGCTGCCCGCAGCGCGGGTGCGGGCCGGGGAGCCCGTCATGCTCACCGAGTTCGGCGGCATCAGCTTCGCGCCGTCGCAGGGCGAACGCTGGTGGGGGTACGGCACCGTTCAGGACGAGGAGGCCTTCCTGACCAAGTACGCCGAACTCGTGGGCGCGGTGCTGGACTGCGAGGGCGTCGCGGGCTTCTGCTACACCCAGCTCACCGACACCGAGCAGGAGAGCAACGGCCTGCTGCACGCCGACCGCCGCCCGAAGATGAACCCCGCCCGGCTGCGCGCGATCAACAGCGGCTACCCCCGCTCCATGCCCGCCGAATTCCTGATCGAGACGCACCTCGCCGCCGAGAGCCGGGACGACGAGGTGCCGCGGTAGGGCCCCATCCCCTGGACCCGCATTCTTGGAAGAGGACGGGTCCAGGGATGCAGGCCTAGCCCGCCTCGCCGATTCGCCGCCACGCCTCCCCGATGAGCCACTGCGCCTGCTCTCCCAGCGGCGCGAAGCGGGGGTCCCTCGTCTGCCCGGCGCGGTAGCGGGCGTAAATCTGCCCGACGATCACGGCGAGTTTGAAGTGCCCCAGCACCTCGTACCACGCCACGCCCCTCACGTCACGACCGCTACGCTCGGCATACCGCGCCAGGAATTCCTCGCGGCTCAGGAAGCCCGGGGCGTTCGCCCCCACCCGGTTGGACGCGCCTCCGGGCTGCTCCGGCATCGTCCAGTAGGTCAGGGTGAGGCCCAGGTCCACCAGGGGGTCGCCCACGGTGGTCATCTCCCAGTCGAGCAGGGCCACCACGCGCGAGGGGTTGGCGGGGTCGAGCATCAGGTTGTCGAGCTTGAAGTCGTTGTGGACGAGGGTGTGGACCGATTCGGCGGGCGTGTGCGCCAGCAGCCAGGCGATCACGTCCTCGTCGTGCAGGTCCTCGGGCGGGGGCAGGTCATCCGTGCGGGCGCGGCGCCAGCGGGACGCCCAGCCCTCGACCTGGCGGGTGTTGAAGCCCTCGGGCTTGCCGAGGTCACGTAACCCCGCCGCATCGATATCGACGGCATGGAGGTCGGCCAGGGTATCCACCAGCGCCTCCGAGAGCTGCCGGGGAGCGTCGGGCAGCGCGGCGTACTCGGGCGGCAGTTTGGTGCGGACCACCGTGCCGCGCCGCCGCTCCATCAGGTAGAAGGGGGCGCCGATCACGTCCGCGTCCTCGACGAGCAGGAGGGGCCGGGGCGCGACGGGCAGCACCGGATGCACCCGTTCCAGCAGCCGGTACTCGCGGGGCATGTCGTGCGCCTTCGCCGCCACCGGACCGAGGGGCGCGCGGCGCAGGACGTACTCCTGATCCCCCAGCCGTACGAGGTAGGTCAGGTTGGAAAAACCGCCGGGGAACTGCTCGACGGCGAGTCGGTCCGCGTCGCCTTCCACCCGCCCGCGCAGCGCCTCCCTCAAGGCGTCCAGCGGCAGTTCCTCGCCGGGACGGACAGGCGCGGTGTCGGGACGATTCACGGGTGACCCTCGGTGCGGGGCGCGTCCCCCTGGAACGCCTGCCCACCCGCCAGGAGCGCCATCGCCTTCTGGCGCAGGCGCCGCATCTTCCCGATCCAGCCGTCGTAATCGTTCGCCTTGTTCTGGAAGGACTGGAGGGTGGTGGGGTGCGTGGTGATGAGAAAACCGTCCCGCCGCAGCACCTCCAGCGTCTTCTCCACCAGCTCGTCGGTCGTGATCGCCGTCTGCTGGAGGATGGGCGCGTTCTGGATCATGGGCGTCCACACGCCCTCGGGGCAGAGGCAACTGACCTTGACCCCCCGGTCAGCGTAAGTGATCGCCAGCCATTCGGCGAAGGCGAGCGCCCCGTGCTTTGTGACCGCATAGGGTGCGGAATGCAGCTCGGTCAGCAGCCCCGCCGCCGACGCCGTGTTCAGGAAATACCCCTCGCCCCGCTCCAGGTAGTGCGGGAGGAGGTGCCGGGCGGCCCAGACGTGGCTCATCACGTTGATCCGGTGGATGAGGTCCCAGTCCTTGTCGGGCGTCTCCGGCCCCGCGCCGATGGCGATTCCCGCATTCGAGCAGAAGAGGTCGATGCGGCCCTCCCGCCCCAGCACGTCCGCGATCAGGGCAGAAACACCCTCCTCGCGCGAGACGTCCGCCGGGACGAACCGCGCCCCGATCTCGGCGGCCTTCTGCGCGCCCATGTCCTCATTGCGGTCGGAGGCGATCACGGTCGCGCCCTCCTGAGCAAAGCGCGTGGCGAGGGCGAGGCCGATGCCGGAGGCGGCGCCGGTGACGACGATGATTTTGTTTTGAAAGTCCATTCCAGGGCTCCTTACTTGAGCGTTAATACTTCCAAACCGGGAAATGAGGTGTAGTCCGCCGGATTTAATGTGAAGAGGGGCAGACCGCTGACCTCTGCGTGGGCAGCGATGAGGTAGTCGGTCAAAATGCGCCTGGAGAGCCCACCCCCGGAGGCGCGGCGGTGGGCGACGTACCCCGCGTGAGCTTCCCCCACACGCTGCCAGACAGCGCGCCCCATCACCCAGTCCACCTCGATGCCGTACTCACGCAGCCAATCCTCAGGGTCGGGCTGGGAGGGCCTGAGTTCCGCCACGACCGGACCACACACCAGCAGTCCCTGAGCCTCGTTCAAAAACTCCGAGACAGCCTCGGCCTTCGATTCCCGCACCAGCAGGGTCAGCAAGACGTTGGTGTCCAGGCAAAGTTGCGGCGGAAAATTCACTCTTTCTGGCGCTCCCGCAAGAGGTCCTCGACATAAGTGATCTTTCCCACGCCCGGCCCACTTTGCAGGATTTCCCGGTCACCCGGATCATGCCGCATGTCGCTGATGTACTCGTCCACCGTCATGCCCTGCGGGAGGGTCAGGGTTCCTATCGCTTCTCGAAAATCACGGCGACGACGGGTGGCAGGAACGACCGTCACCGTCTCGCCACTCCTGACGAACTTCACCCGGCTGCCCGCCTCCAGATGAAGGGCCTCACGCAAATCCTTGGGCAGGGTGATCTGGCCCTTACTGGTCACCGTCGCGTAATAGACCTCGTCCTCCGCTGGCTTCGTGGTCATTCCTTACCCGTCTCCTTACCAGCAGCGTATCACCGCCGCCGCAGATCCACGCCCTGCCGCCGCAGTTCCTCCTTCGCCACCGTCTCGGTATGAACGATGTCGGGGCCGTCGGCGAGGCGCAGGGTGCGCGCCTGGGCGTACATGTTCGCCAGTGGCGTGTCCTGGCTGACGCCCGCGCCCCCGAAGGTCTGGATGGCGCGGTCGATCACGCGCAGGGCGACGTTTGGCGCGACCACCTTGATCGCCGCGATCTGCCCGCGCGCCGCCTTGTTCCCCACCGTGTCCATCATGTGCGCGGCCTGGAGGGTCAGCAGCCGGGCCTGGTCGATCTCCATCCGGCTGTGGGCGATGGCTTCGCGGACATGCTGGTGCGCCGCGAGTGGCTTGCCGAAGGCGACGCGGTTGGCGGCCCGCTCCACCATCAGTTCCAGCGCCCGCTCGGCCTGCCCGATCAGGCGCATGCAGTGATGTATACGGCCCGGCCCCAGGCGGCCCTGCGCGATCTCGAAGCCACGGCCCTCGCCCAGCAGGATATTGGAGGCGGGCACGCGCACATTCTCGAAGGTCATCTCGGCGTGGCCGTGCGGGGCGTCGTCGTAGCCGAACACGGTCAGCATCCGGTCAATGGTCACCCCGGGCGTGTTCATGGGCACCAGGATCATGGACTGCTGGAGGTGCCGCTCGGCCTGCGGGTCCGTCTTGCCCATGAAGATGCTGACCGCGCAGCGGGGATCGCCCGCCCCGCTCGTCCACCACTTGCGGGCGTTGATGACGTACTCGTCGCCGTCCTGCACGATGCTCGCCTGGATATTCGTGGCGTCGCTGCTCGCCACCTCCGGCTCGGTCATGGAGAAGGCGGAGCGAATCTCGCCATTCAGGAGGGGCACCAGCCACTGCTCCTGCTGCTCGGGGGTGCCGTAGCGGGCCAGCACCTCCATGTTGCCGGTGTCGGGCGCGTTGCAGTTGAAGACCTCGGGGGCCCACCAGACCCGGCCCATGATCTCGCACAGCGGGGCGTATTCGAGGTTGGTCAGACCCGCGCCGAACTTTCCATCCGGGTCGCTGGCGGGCGGCAGGAAGAGGTTCCACAGCCCCTGCTCGCGCGCGCTCGGCTTCAGGTCCTCAATGAGCTGGACGTGCTCCCAGCGGTTGCCCTCGTTCACCTGGCGGTGAAATTCGGCCTCGTTGGGGTAGATGTACTCGTCCATGAAGGCGGCCAGGCGGGCGCGCAGGTCGGCGGTGCGGGGGGACGTGTCGAACAGGGTCATAGGGGTTCCTCCTCGGGATTCAGGGGGCGAAAGCCAGCGCGGTCTCCTTCGATGCTGATCAGGGCGTCCCGGTACACGCCGCCCCCCTCGCGGCGCAGCACCAGCCCGAGGGCCAGCACCCGGTCCAGCACGGCCTCGGCCTCCTCCAGCAGCGCCGGGTCATCGTCGTCGGCGACGCGCCCGGCCAGGGCGGCGTCCTCCTCGAAAAGGGCGCGGTAGGGCTCGAAGGCGGGGGTCGGCTCGAAATCGCAGTGGACGGCGAACATCTCGCTGTCCGTGACGGTGAGGCGGCCCAGGGTCTCCCCGC
This window of the Deinococcus apachensis DSM 19763 genome carries:
- a CDS encoding alpha/beta hydrolase; protein product: MALDPHLKEVLLQMAAAPQPGSLEEMRAAVIANSARSPKRSVSIAGTRDLTIPGPASELPARLYTAQGEGPHPLTVYFHGGGFVAYSIETHDSVCRELCAGANSAVLSVEYRLAPEHRFPAGVEDAYAALLWAAAHGEELGADPSRLAVAGDSAGASLAIACTLRARDEGGPRIRAQLLIYPAADFVNTERYPSRRENGEGFFLTEERMRFFAQMYLADPAHGVHPHVSPLHAAQLHDLPPALVMTAEFDPLRDEGAAYAEALQAAGVRAGHLPGPGMIHGFANMTAFSPAAAGLLDRAATWLGAELSGAGETGKTRQESAHE
- a CDS encoding histidine phosphatase family protein — its product is MSTLILVRHGQATPFEADTDRLSALGEAQARAVGAYLAEIGLEPTDVISGSLVRQRESARLACEAAGGGWPDPVTDPRLAEYDGDGLTRTLAPLLAARDPNFDALVRAYERERHGPERNRHLQRMLEPLAAAYLRGEVTHADVEAWADFRARVHAFLKELLAEPSGRTVLAFSSGGVIGVTVAAVLRAPDESALTLNWRVRNGSLTRLTYGGGRSSLDSFNETAHLTEELSSWR
- a CDS encoding alpha/beta hydrolase family protein, which translates into the protein MPPVSPPVIHAEQAIPGGTRVRLEWRVEGDPVPAVLLLPEVEPGVRVPAALLLHGLTSRGEVMTDSVGRVLLRRGVASLAPDLPLHGSRGHPLGLDSLRNPLEAARLWRLALREAGVAVEFLRTHPAVDPGRVAVVGYSLGSFLATALAARHREVGALVLAAGGDLPLGTPLTTLARTALDPIRAVRQLGGRPLLMVHGRHDPVIRPDQAERLYAAAREPKELRWWNAGHSLPTAAIEDAADWLTRHLGVGASGQVG
- a CDS encoding glycoside hydrolase family 2 protein, whose translation is MTQPLHPRPQLTRTSWTDLCGTWQFAYDDENRGAEERWFSRAEPFDREITVPFPPESAASGIGDPAYHPTVWYRRTFTVTPEDRAGRLLLHFGAVDYRAQVWVNGQLVARHEGGHTPFTADLTSVLAEGEEQIVTVRAEDDPRDLAQPRGKQGWKPGPHAIWYHRTTGIWQPVWLERVPETYIRSLRLTPDLDRSALEVQVSLNEPPREELTVRVRLLLRGERLASDLYELNGAEVSRSVALDQGRLVRDHREILWSPRHPNLVDVEVTLLRGEEVLDDVRSYTGLRSALIRDGHFLLNHSPFYPKLVLAQNYWPESHLAAPSADALRREVELVKELGFNGVRIHQKVEDPRFLYWCDVLGVLVWGEAANAYTFTPDAQERLTREWLEVLRRDHNHPCIVTWVPLNESWGVPNLERDPAQRDYVKAMYHLTKALDPSRPAIGNDGWQLVAGDILGIHDYTPEGRALLERYGTREAVERTLTAVQPGHYPLLPAARVRAGEPVMLTEFGGISFAPSQGERWWGYGTVQDEEAFLTKYAELVGAVLDCEGVAGFCYTQLTDTEQESNGLLHADRRPKMNPARLRAINSGYPRSMPAEFLIETHLAAESRDDEVPR
- a CDS encoding phosphotransferase family protein, with product MNRPDTAPVRPGEELPLDALREALRGRVEGDADRLAVEQFPGGFSNLTYLVRLGDQEYVLRRAPLGPVAAKAHDMPREYRLLERVHPVLPVAPRPLLLVEDADVIGAPFYLMERRRGTVVRTKLPPEYAALPDAPRQLSEALVDTLADLHAVDIDAAGLRDLGKPEGFNTRQVEGWASRWRRARTDDLPPPEDLHDEDVIAWLLAHTPAESVHTLVHNDFKLDNLMLDPANPSRVVALLDWEMTTVGDPLVDLGLTLTYWTMPEQPGGASNRVGANAPGFLSREEFLARYAERSGRDVRGVAWYEVLGHFKLAVIVGQIYARYRAGQTRDPRFAPLGEQAQWLIGEAWRRIGEAG
- a CDS encoding SDR family NAD(P)-dependent oxidoreductase; amino-acid sequence: MDFQNKIIVVTGAASGIGLALATRFAQEGATVIASDRNEDMGAQKAAEIGARFVPADVSREEGVSALIADVLGREGRIDLFCSNAGIAIGAGPETPDKDWDLIHRINVMSHVWAARHLLPHYLERGEGYFLNTASAAGLLTELHSAPYAVTKHGALAFAEWLAITYADRGVKVSCLCPEGVWTPMIQNAPILQQTAITTDELVEKTLEVLRRDGFLITTHPTTLQSFQNKANDYDGWIGKMRRLRQKAMALLAGGQAFQGDAPRTEGHP
- a CDS encoding type II toxin-antitoxin system VapC family toxin, giving the protein MNFPPQLCLDTNVLLTLLVRESKAEAVSEFLNEAQGLLVCGPVVAELRPSQPDPEDWLREYGIEVDWVMGRAVWQRVGEAHAGYVAHRRASGGGLSRRILTDYLIAAHAEVSGLPLFTLNPADYTSFPGLEVLTLK
- a CDS encoding AbrB/MazE/SpoVT family DNA-binding domain-containing protein → MTTKPAEDEVYYATVTSKGQITLPKDLREALHLEAGSRVKFVRSGETVTVVPATRRRRDFREAIGTLTLPQGMTVDEYISDMRHDPGDREILQSGPGVGKITYVEDLLRERQKE
- a CDS encoding acyl-CoA dehydrogenase family protein; the encoded protein is MTLFDTSPRTADLRARLAAFMDEYIYPNEAEFHRQVNEGNRWEHVQLIEDLKPSAREQGLWNLFLPPASDPDGKFGAGLTNLEYAPLCEIMGRVWWAPEVFNCNAPDTGNMEVLARYGTPEQQEQWLVPLLNGEIRSAFSMTEPEVASSDATNIQASIVQDGDEYVINARKWWTSGAGDPRCAVSIFMGKTDPQAERHLQQSMILVPMNTPGVTIDRMLTVFGYDDAPHGHAEMTFENVRVPASNILLGEGRGFEIAQGRLGPGRIHHCMRLIGQAERALELMVERAANRVAFGKPLAAHQHVREAIAHSRMEIDQARLLTLQAAHMMDTVGNKAARGQIAAIKVVAPNVALRVIDRAIQTFGGAGVSQDTPLANMYAQARTLRLADGPDIVHTETVAKEELRRQGVDLRRR